A genomic segment from Glycine max cultivar Williams 82 chromosome 1, Glycine_max_v4.0, whole genome shotgun sequence encodes:
- the LOC100775380 gene encoding scarecrow-like protein 3 — protein MFQEEGLSSVTSSPLQFFSMMSLSVSPSLGSPYQMKCEQRGLVLIHLLLAGANFVATGDLQNANLTLEQISQHASLDGDTMQRIASYFSEALADRILKTWPGIHRALNSSRITMVSDEILVQKLFFELLPFLKFSYILTNQAIVEAMEGEKMVHIVDLYGAGPAQWISLLQVLSARPEGPPHLRITGVHHKKEVLDQMAHKLTEEAEKLDIPFQFNPVLSKLENLDFDKLRVKTGEALAISSILQLHSLLALDEDASRRKSPLLSKNSNAIHLQKGLLMNHNTLGDLLDGYSPSPDSASSSPAASSSALMNSESFLNALWGLSPKVMVVTEQDFNHNCLTMMERLAEALFSYAAYFDCLESTVSRASMDRLKLEKMLFGEEIKNIIACEGCERKERHEKMDRWIQRLDLSGFANVPISYYGMLQGRRFLQTYGCEGYKMREECGRVMICWQERSLFSITAWRPRK, from the coding sequence ATGTTTCAAGAAGAAGGGTTATCTTCTGTAACTTCTTCACCTCTTCAGTTCTTTTCCATGATGTCTCTTTCAGTTTCACCTAGCTTAGGATCTCCCTACCAAATGAAATGCGAGCAAAGGGGTTTGGTATTAATCCATTTGTTGCTCGCTGGTGCTAATTTTGTAGCCACCGGTGATTTACAAAATGCAAACCTCACACTTGAGCAGATTTCCCAGCATGCCTCTCTTGATGGGGATACTATGCAGCGAATTGCTTCTTATTTTTCTGAAGCACTCGCTGATCGGATACTTAAAACATGGCCTGGCATCCACAGGGCCCTCAATTCCAGCAGAATAACTATGGTTTCTGATGAAATTCTTGTTCAAAAGCTCTTCTTTGAGCTTTTACCCTTCCTCAAGTTCTCATATATCCTCACTAATCAGGCTATTGTTGAAGCCATGGAAGGGGAGAAAATGGTGCATATAGTTGATCTCTATGGGGCCGGACCGGCACAGTGGATTTCTCTCCTCCAAGTTTTGAGTGCACGTCCTGAAGGTCCTCCCCATTTGAGAATCACCGGGGTCCATCACAAGAAAGAGGTTCTGGATCAGATGGCTCATAAACTCACTGAAGAGGCGGAAAAGTTGGATATCCCATTCCAATTCAACCCTGTGCTAAGCAAGTTGGAAAATCTTGATTTCGACAAACTTCGCGTTAAAACTGGGGAGGCACTGGCAATAAGTTCTATTCTGCAGTTGCACTCCCTTTTGGCCTTGGATGAAGATGCCTCGCGGAGAAAATCGCCTCTTTTGTCAAAAAACTCAAATGCAATTCACCTGCAGAAAGGCCTCCTCATGAACCATAACACACTGGGAGATTTGCTTGACGGCTATAGCCCGAGTCCTGATTCGGCCTCATCCTCACCAGCAGCGTCTTCATCTGCTTTGATGAATTCGGAGAGCTTTCTTAATGCCTTGTGGGGGTTATCCCCAAAAGTCATGGTTGTAACTGAACAAGACTTTAACCACAACTGTTTGACCATGATGGAGAGACTGGCAGAAGCTCTATTTTCTTATGCTGCATATTTTGATTGCTTGGAGTCCACGGTCTCAAGAGCATCCATGGACAGATTAAAACTTGAGAAGATGCTTTTTGGCGAGGAGATAAAGAACATCATAGCTTGTGAAGgatgtgaaagaaaagaaaggcacGAAAAGATGGATAGGTGGATCCAGAGACTTGACTTATCTGGATTTGCAAACGTGCCTATAAGCTATTATGGGATGCTGCAGGGAAGGAGGTTCTTGCAGACCTATGGTTGTGAGGGGTACAAGATGAGGGAGGAATGTGGTCGGGTGATGATATGCTGGCAGGAGCGATCCTTGTTTTCCATAACAGCTTGGAGACCAAGGAAGTAa